A genomic segment from Dasypus novemcinctus isolate mDasNov1 chromosome X, mDasNov1.1.hap2, whole genome shotgun sequence encodes:
- the RBM10 gene encoding RNA-binding protein 10 isoform X10, producing MEYERRGGRGDRTGRYGATDRSQDDGGENRSRDHDYRDMDYRSYPREYGSQEGKHDYDDSSEEQSAEDSYEASPGSETQRRRRRRHRHSPTGPPGFPRDGDYRDQDYRTEQGEEEEEEEEEEEEKASNIVMLRMLPQAATEDDIRGQLQSHGVQAREVRLMRNKSSGQSRGFAFVEFSHLQDATRWMEANQHSLNILGQKVSMHYSDPKPKINEDWLCNKMLLETRELSSTPSPPLSPASCWSPGPVASITEMPPSLPCHFRCSCQSSRPLTQTIAADPSLCGVQNFKRREKCFKCGVPKSEAEQKLPLGTRLDQQTLPLGGRELSQGLLPLPQPYQAQGVLASQALSQGSEPSSENANDTIILRNLNPHSTMDSILGALAPYAVLSSSNVRVIKDKQTQLNRGFAFIQLSTIVEAAQLLQILQALHPPLTIDGKTINVEFAKGSKRDMASNEGSRINAASVASTAIAAAQWAISQDEGYGGSQGTESSLYAHGYLKGTKGPSITGTKGDPAGAGPEASLEPGADSVSLQAFSRAQPGAAASIYQQSAAEASGSQGTAANSQSYTIMSPAVLKSELQSPTHPSSALPPATSPTAQESYSQYPVPDVSTYQYDETSGYYYDPQTGLYYDPNSQYYYNAQSQQYLYWDGERRTYVPALEQSADGHKETGAPSKEGKEKKEKHKTKTAQQIAKDMERWARSLNKQKENFKNSFQPISSLRDDERRESATADAGYAILEKKGALAERQHTSMDLPKLASDDRPSPPRGLVAAYSGESDSEEEQERGGTEREEKLTDWQKLACLLCRRQFPSKEALIRHQQLSGLHKQNLEIHRRAHLSENELEALEKNDMEQMKYRDRAAERREKYGIPEPPEPKRRKYGGMSAASVDFEQPTRDGLGSDNIGSRMLQAMGWKEGSGLGRKKQGIVTPIEAQTRVRGSGLGARGSSYGVTSTESYKETLHKTMVTRFNEAQ from the exons ATGGAGTATGAAAGACG AGGTGGCCGTGGTGACAGGACTGGCCGCTATGGAGCCACTGACCGCTCCCAGGATGATGGTGGGGAGAACCGCAGCCGAGACCATGACTACCGGGACATGGACTACCGTTCATATCCCCGCGAGTATGGCAGCCAGGAGGGCAAGCATGATTATGATGACTCATCTGAAGAGCAGAGTGCAGAG GATTCCTACGAGGCCTCCCCGGGCTCCGAGACTCAGCgtaggcggcggcggcggcacaGGCACAGCCCTACCGGCCCGCCAGGCTTCCCCCGAGACGGCGACTATCGGGACCAGGACTATCGGACCGagcaaggggaggaggaggaggaggaggaggaggaggaggaggagaaggccaGTAACATCGTCATGCTGAGGATGCTGCCACAGGCAGCCACTGAGGATGAC ATCCGTGGCCAGCTGCAGTCCCACGGGGTCCAAGCACGGGAGGTCCGGCTGATGCGGAACAAATcatcag GTCAGAGCCGGGGCTTCGCCTTCGTCGAGTTTAGTCACTTGCAGGACGCTACACGATGGATGGAAGCCAATCAG CACTCCCTCAACATCCTGGGCCAGAAGGTGTCCATGCACTACAGTGACCCCAAGCCCAAGATCAATGAGGACTGGCTGTGTAATAAG ATGCTCCTCGAAACCAGGGAATTATCTTCGACTCCTTCCCCTCCTTTATCCCCTGCATCCTGTTGGTCACCAGGTCCTGTTGCTTCCATCACAGAAATGCCACCTTCCCTCCCTTGCCATTTCCGCTGCTCATGCCAATCCTCACGCCCTCTCACCCAGACAATCGCCGCGGACCCCTCTCTG TGTGGCGTTCAGAACTTCAAACGACGTGAAAAGTGCTTCAAATGTGGTGTGCCCAAGTCAG AGGCAGAGCAGAAGCTGCCCCTCGGCACAAGGCTGGATCAGCAGACGCTGCCACTGGGTGGACGGGAGCTAAGCCAGGGTCTGCTTCCCTTGCCGCAGCCCTACCAGGCCCAGGGAGTGCTGGCCTCCCAAGCCCTGTCACAGGGCTCAGAGCCAAGCTCGGAGAATGCCAACGACA CCATAATTTTGCGCAACCTGAACCCACATAGCACGATGGACTCCATCCTGGGGGCCCTGGCACCCTATGCGGTGCTGTCCTCCTCCAATGTACGCGTCATCAAGGACAAGCAGACCCAACTGAACCGTGGCTTCGCTTTCATCCAGCTCTCCACCATCGTG GAAGCAGCCCAGTTGCTGCAGATCCTGCAGGCCCTGCACCCACCGCTCACCATCGATGGCAAGACCATCAACGTTGAGTTTGCCAAGGGTTCTAAGAG GGACATGGCCTCCAATGAAGGCAGTCGCATCAATGCTGCCTCTGTGGCCAGCACTGCAATCGCTGCAGCCCAGTGGGCCATCTCACAG GATGAGGGCTATGGCGGCAGCCAGGGCACAGAGTCCTCCCTCTATGCCCATGGCTACCTCAAGGGCACCAAGGGCCCCAGCATCACTGGAACCAAAGGGGACCCAGCCGGAGCAG GTCCAGAGGCCTCCCTAGAGCCTGGGGCAGACTCTGTGTCACTGCAGGCTTTCTCCCGTGCCCAGCCTGGTGCTGCCGCCAGCATCTATCAACAGTCGGCAGCCGAGGCGAGCGGCAGCCAAGGCACTGCTGCCAACAGCCAG TCGTACACAATCATGTCACCCGCTGTGCTGAAATCTGAGCTCCAGAGCCCCACCCATCCCAGCTCTGCGCTACCACCGGCCACCAGTCCCACTGCCCAGGAGTCCTACAGCCAGTACC CTGTCCCTGACGTCTCCACCTACCAGTATGATGAGACGTCTGGCTACTACTATGACCCTCAGACTGGCCTCTACTATGACCCCAATTCCCAG tatTACTACAATGCTCAGAGCCAGCAGTACCTGTATTGGGATGGGGAAAGGCGTACCTATGTTCCTGCCCTGGAGCAGTCAGCTGATGGGCATAAGGAGACGGGGGCACCCTCAAAGGAGGgcaaagaaaagaaggagaagCACAAGACCAAGACGGCCCAACAG ATTGCCAAGGACATGGAACGTTGGGCCCGCAGCCTCAACAAGCAAAAGGAAAACTTCAAAAACAGTTTCCAGCCCATCAGCTCCCTCCGCGATGATGAAAGGCGGGAATCAGCCACTGCAGACGCTGGCTATGCTATCCTTGAGAAGAAG GGAGCATTAGCCGAGAGGCAGCATACCAGCATGGACCTCCCGAAACTGGCCAGTGACGACCGCCCA AGCCCACCACGGGGGCTGGTAGCAGCCTACAGCGGGGAGAGTGACAGTGAGGAGGAGCAGGAACGTGGGGGCACTGAACGGGAGGAGAAGCTCACTGACTGGCAGAAGCTGGCCTGCCTGCTATGCCGGCGTCAGTTCCCCAGCAAGGAGGCACTTATCCGGCACCAGCAGCTCTCAGGGCTCCACAAG CAAAACCTCGAGATTCACCGGCGAGCCCACCTCTCAGAAAATGAGCTGGaagcactagagaagaatgacATGGAG CAAATGAAGTATCGGGACCGTGCAGCCGAACGCAGGGAGAAGTATGGCATCCCTGAGCCACCAGAACCCAAGAGGAGGAAGTACGGTGGCATGTCTGCGGCCTCTGT GGACTTTGAGCAGCCCACACGGGATGGGCTAGGCAGTGACAATATTGGCAGTCGCATGCTCCAGGCCATGGGCTGGAAAGAGGGCAGTGGCCTGGGCCGCAAGAAGCAGGGCATTGTAACACCCATTGAG GCCCAGACTCGGGTGCGGGGCTCCGGCCTTGGCGCCCGGGGCAGCTCCTATGGGGTTACTTCAACGGAGTCTTACAAGGAGACACTGCACAAGACAATGGTGACCCGCTTCAATGAGGCCCAGTGA
- the RBM10 gene encoding RNA-binding protein 10 isoform X11, whose amino-acid sequence MEYERRGGRGDRTGRYGATDRSQDDGGENRSRDHDYRDMDYRSYPREYGSQEGKHDYDDSSEEQSAEDSYEASPGSETQRRRRRRHRHSPTGPPGFPRDGDYRDQDYRTEQGEEEEEEEEEEEEKASNIVMLRMLPQAATEDDIRGQLQSHGVQAREVRLMRNKSSGQSRGFAFVEFSHLQDATRWMEANQHSLNILGQKVSMHYSDPKPKINEDWLCNKCGVQNFKRREKCFKCGVPKSEAEQKLPLGTRLDQQTLPLGGRELSQGLLPLPQPYQAQGVLASQALSQGSEPSSENANDTIILRNLNPHSTMDSILGALAPYAVLSSSNVRVIKDKQTQLNRGFAFIQLSTIVEAAQLLQILQALHPPLTIDGKTINVEFAKGSKRDMASNEGSRINAASVASTAIAAAQWAISQASQGGEGAWATPEEPPVDYSYYQQDEGYGGSQGTESSLYAHGYLKGTKGPSITGTKGDPAGAGPEASLEPGADSVSLQAFSRAQPGAAASIYQQSAAEASGSQGTAANSQSYTIMSPAVLKSELQSPTHPSSALPPATSPTAQESYSQYPVPDVSTYQYDETSGYYYDPQTGLYYDPNSQYYYNAQSQQYLYWDGERRTYVPALEQSADGHKETGAPSKEGKEKKEKHKTKTAQQIAKDMERWARSLNKQKENFKNSFQPISSLRDDERRESATADAGYAILEKKGALAERQHTSMDLPKLASDDRPSPPRGLVAAYSGESDSEEEQERGGTEREEKLTDWQKLACLLCRRQFPSKEALIRHQQLSGLHKQNLEIHRRAHLSENELEALEKNDMEQMKYRDRAAERREKYGIPEPPEPKRRKYGGMSAASVDFEQPTRDGLGSDNIGSRMLQAMGWKEGSGLGRKKQGIVTPIEAQTRVRGSGLGARGSSYGVTSTESYKETLHKTMVTRFNEAQ is encoded by the exons ATGGAGTATGAAAGACG AGGTGGCCGTGGTGACAGGACTGGCCGCTATGGAGCCACTGACCGCTCCCAGGATGATGGTGGGGAGAACCGCAGCCGAGACCATGACTACCGGGACATGGACTACCGTTCATATCCCCGCGAGTATGGCAGCCAGGAGGGCAAGCATGATTATGATGACTCATCTGAAGAGCAGAGTGCAGAG GATTCCTACGAGGCCTCCCCGGGCTCCGAGACTCAGCgtaggcggcggcggcggcacaGGCACAGCCCTACCGGCCCGCCAGGCTTCCCCCGAGACGGCGACTATCGGGACCAGGACTATCGGACCGagcaaggggaggaggaggaggaggaggaggaggaggaggaggagaaggccaGTAACATCGTCATGCTGAGGATGCTGCCACAGGCAGCCACTGAGGATGAC ATCCGTGGCCAGCTGCAGTCCCACGGGGTCCAAGCACGGGAGGTCCGGCTGATGCGGAACAAATcatcag GTCAGAGCCGGGGCTTCGCCTTCGTCGAGTTTAGTCACTTGCAGGACGCTACACGATGGATGGAAGCCAATCAG CACTCCCTCAACATCCTGGGCCAGAAGGTGTCCATGCACTACAGTGACCCCAAGCCCAAGATCAATGAGGACTGGCTGTGTAATAAG TGTGGCGTTCAGAACTTCAAACGACGTGAAAAGTGCTTCAAATGTGGTGTGCCCAAGTCAG AGGCAGAGCAGAAGCTGCCCCTCGGCACAAGGCTGGATCAGCAGACGCTGCCACTGGGTGGACGGGAGCTAAGCCAGGGTCTGCTTCCCTTGCCGCAGCCCTACCAGGCCCAGGGAGTGCTGGCCTCCCAAGCCCTGTCACAGGGCTCAGAGCCAAGCTCGGAGAATGCCAACGACA CCATAATTTTGCGCAACCTGAACCCACATAGCACGATGGACTCCATCCTGGGGGCCCTGGCACCCTATGCGGTGCTGTCCTCCTCCAATGTACGCGTCATCAAGGACAAGCAGACCCAACTGAACCGTGGCTTCGCTTTCATCCAGCTCTCCACCATCGTG GAAGCAGCCCAGTTGCTGCAGATCCTGCAGGCCCTGCACCCACCGCTCACCATCGATGGCAAGACCATCAACGTTGAGTTTGCCAAGGGTTCTAAGAG GGACATGGCCTCCAATGAAGGCAGTCGCATCAATGCTGCCTCTGTGGCCAGCACTGCAATCGCTGCAGCCCAGTGGGCCATCTCACAG GCTtcccagggtggggagggtgccTGGGCCACCCCCGAGGAGCCACCGGTCGACTACAGCTACTACCAACAGGATGAGGGCTATGGCGGCAGCCAGGGCACAGAGTCCTCCCTCTATGCCCATGGCTACCTCAAGGGCACCAAGGGCCCCAGCATCACTGGAACCAAAGGGGACCCAGCCGGAGCAG GTCCAGAGGCCTCCCTAGAGCCTGGGGCAGACTCTGTGTCACTGCAGGCTTTCTCCCGTGCCCAGCCTGGTGCTGCCGCCAGCATCTATCAACAGTCGGCAGCCGAGGCGAGCGGCAGCCAAGGCACTGCTGCCAACAGCCAG TCGTACACAATCATGTCACCCGCTGTGCTGAAATCTGAGCTCCAGAGCCCCACCCATCCCAGCTCTGCGCTACCACCGGCCACCAGTCCCACTGCCCAGGAGTCCTACAGCCAGTACC CTGTCCCTGACGTCTCCACCTACCAGTATGATGAGACGTCTGGCTACTACTATGACCCTCAGACTGGCCTCTACTATGACCCCAATTCCCAG tatTACTACAATGCTCAGAGCCAGCAGTACCTGTATTGGGATGGGGAAAGGCGTACCTATGTTCCTGCCCTGGAGCAGTCAGCTGATGGGCATAAGGAGACGGGGGCACCCTCAAAGGAGGgcaaagaaaagaaggagaagCACAAGACCAAGACGGCCCAACAG ATTGCCAAGGACATGGAACGTTGGGCCCGCAGCCTCAACAAGCAAAAGGAAAACTTCAAAAACAGTTTCCAGCCCATCAGCTCCCTCCGCGATGATGAAAGGCGGGAATCAGCCACTGCAGACGCTGGCTATGCTATCCTTGAGAAGAAG GGAGCATTAGCCGAGAGGCAGCATACCAGCATGGACCTCCCGAAACTGGCCAGTGACGACCGCCCA AGCCCACCACGGGGGCTGGTAGCAGCCTACAGCGGGGAGAGTGACAGTGAGGAGGAGCAGGAACGTGGGGGCACTGAACGGGAGGAGAAGCTCACTGACTGGCAGAAGCTGGCCTGCCTGCTATGCCGGCGTCAGTTCCCCAGCAAGGAGGCACTTATCCGGCACCAGCAGCTCTCAGGGCTCCACAAG CAAAACCTCGAGATTCACCGGCGAGCCCACCTCTCAGAAAATGAGCTGGaagcactagagaagaatgacATGGAG CAAATGAAGTATCGGGACCGTGCAGCCGAACGCAGGGAGAAGTATGGCATCCCTGAGCCACCAGAACCCAAGAGGAGGAAGTACGGTGGCATGTCTGCGGCCTCTGT GGACTTTGAGCAGCCCACACGGGATGGGCTAGGCAGTGACAATATTGGCAGTCGCATGCTCCAGGCCATGGGCTGGAAAGAGGGCAGTGGCCTGGGCCGCAAGAAGCAGGGCATTGTAACACCCATTGAG GCCCAGACTCGGGTGCGGGGCTCCGGCCTTGGCGCCCGGGGCAGCTCCTATGGGGTTACTTCAACGGAGTCTTACAAGGAGACACTGCACAAGACAATGGTGACCCGCTTCAATGAGGCCCAGTGA
- the RBM10 gene encoding RNA-binding protein 10 isoform X12: MEYERRGGRGDRTGRYGATDRSQDDGGENRSRDHDYRDMDYRSYPREYGSQEGKHDYDDSSEEQSAEDSYEASPGSETQRRRRRRHRHSPTGPPGFPRDGDYRDQDYRTEQGEEEEEEEEEEEEKASNIVMLRMLPQAATEDDIRGQLQSHGVQAREVRLMRNKSSGQSRGFAFVEFSHLQDATRWMEANQHSLNILGQKVSMHYSDPKPKINEDWLCNKCGVQNFKRREKCFKCGVPKSEAEQKLPLGTRLDQQTLPLGGRELSQGLLPLPQPYQAQGVLASQALSQGSEPSSENANDTIILRNLNPHSTMDSILGALAPYAVLSSSNVRVIKDKQTQLNRGFAFIQLSTIEAAQLLQILQALHPPLTIDGKTINVEFAKGSKRDMASNEGSRINAASVASTAIAAAQWAISQASQGGEGAWATPEEPPVDYSYYQQDEGYGGSQGTESSLYAHGYLKGTKGPSITGTKGDPAGAGPEASLEPGADSVSLQAFSRAQPGAAASIYQQSAAEASGSQGTAANSQSYTIMSPAVLKSELQSPTHPSSALPPATSPTAQESYSQYPVPDVSTYQYDETSGYYYDPQTGLYYDPNSQYYYNAQSQQYLYWDGERRTYVPALEQSADGHKETGAPSKEGKEKKEKHKTKTAQQIAKDMERWARSLNKQKENFKNSFQPISSLRDDERRESATADAGYAILEKKGALAERQHTSMDLPKLASDDRPSPPRGLVAAYSGESDSEEEQERGGTEREEKLTDWQKLACLLCRRQFPSKEALIRHQQLSGLHKQNLEIHRRAHLSENELEALEKNDMEQMKYRDRAAERREKYGIPEPPEPKRRKYGGMSAASVDFEQPTRDGLGSDNIGSRMLQAMGWKEGSGLGRKKQGIVTPIEAQTRVRGSGLGARGSSYGVTSTESYKETLHKTMVTRFNEAQ; encoded by the exons ATGGAGTATGAAAGACG AGGTGGCCGTGGTGACAGGACTGGCCGCTATGGAGCCACTGACCGCTCCCAGGATGATGGTGGGGAGAACCGCAGCCGAGACCATGACTACCGGGACATGGACTACCGTTCATATCCCCGCGAGTATGGCAGCCAGGAGGGCAAGCATGATTATGATGACTCATCTGAAGAGCAGAGTGCAGAG GATTCCTACGAGGCCTCCCCGGGCTCCGAGACTCAGCgtaggcggcggcggcggcacaGGCACAGCCCTACCGGCCCGCCAGGCTTCCCCCGAGACGGCGACTATCGGGACCAGGACTATCGGACCGagcaaggggaggaggaggaggaggaggaggaggaggaggaggagaaggccaGTAACATCGTCATGCTGAGGATGCTGCCACAGGCAGCCACTGAGGATGAC ATCCGTGGCCAGCTGCAGTCCCACGGGGTCCAAGCACGGGAGGTCCGGCTGATGCGGAACAAATcatcag GTCAGAGCCGGGGCTTCGCCTTCGTCGAGTTTAGTCACTTGCAGGACGCTACACGATGGATGGAAGCCAATCAG CACTCCCTCAACATCCTGGGCCAGAAGGTGTCCATGCACTACAGTGACCCCAAGCCCAAGATCAATGAGGACTGGCTGTGTAATAAG TGTGGCGTTCAGAACTTCAAACGACGTGAAAAGTGCTTCAAATGTGGTGTGCCCAAGTCAG AGGCAGAGCAGAAGCTGCCCCTCGGCACAAGGCTGGATCAGCAGACGCTGCCACTGGGTGGACGGGAGCTAAGCCAGGGTCTGCTTCCCTTGCCGCAGCCCTACCAGGCCCAGGGAGTGCTGGCCTCCCAAGCCCTGTCACAGGGCTCAGAGCCAAGCTCGGAGAATGCCAACGACA CCATAATTTTGCGCAACCTGAACCCACATAGCACGATGGACTCCATCCTGGGGGCCCTGGCACCCTATGCGGTGCTGTCCTCCTCCAATGTACGCGTCATCAAGGACAAGCAGACCCAACTGAACCGTGGCTTCGCTTTCATCCAGCTCTCCACCATC GAAGCAGCCCAGTTGCTGCAGATCCTGCAGGCCCTGCACCCACCGCTCACCATCGATGGCAAGACCATCAACGTTGAGTTTGCCAAGGGTTCTAAGAG GGACATGGCCTCCAATGAAGGCAGTCGCATCAATGCTGCCTCTGTGGCCAGCACTGCAATCGCTGCAGCCCAGTGGGCCATCTCACAG GCTtcccagggtggggagggtgccTGGGCCACCCCCGAGGAGCCACCGGTCGACTACAGCTACTACCAACAGGATGAGGGCTATGGCGGCAGCCAGGGCACAGAGTCCTCCCTCTATGCCCATGGCTACCTCAAGGGCACCAAGGGCCCCAGCATCACTGGAACCAAAGGGGACCCAGCCGGAGCAG GTCCAGAGGCCTCCCTAGAGCCTGGGGCAGACTCTGTGTCACTGCAGGCTTTCTCCCGTGCCCAGCCTGGTGCTGCCGCCAGCATCTATCAACAGTCGGCAGCCGAGGCGAGCGGCAGCCAAGGCACTGCTGCCAACAGCCAG TCGTACACAATCATGTCACCCGCTGTGCTGAAATCTGAGCTCCAGAGCCCCACCCATCCCAGCTCTGCGCTACCACCGGCCACCAGTCCCACTGCCCAGGAGTCCTACAGCCAGTACC CTGTCCCTGACGTCTCCACCTACCAGTATGATGAGACGTCTGGCTACTACTATGACCCTCAGACTGGCCTCTACTATGACCCCAATTCCCAG tatTACTACAATGCTCAGAGCCAGCAGTACCTGTATTGGGATGGGGAAAGGCGTACCTATGTTCCTGCCCTGGAGCAGTCAGCTGATGGGCATAAGGAGACGGGGGCACCCTCAAAGGAGGgcaaagaaaagaaggagaagCACAAGACCAAGACGGCCCAACAG ATTGCCAAGGACATGGAACGTTGGGCCCGCAGCCTCAACAAGCAAAAGGAAAACTTCAAAAACAGTTTCCAGCCCATCAGCTCCCTCCGCGATGATGAAAGGCGGGAATCAGCCACTGCAGACGCTGGCTATGCTATCCTTGAGAAGAAG GGAGCATTAGCCGAGAGGCAGCATACCAGCATGGACCTCCCGAAACTGGCCAGTGACGACCGCCCA AGCCCACCACGGGGGCTGGTAGCAGCCTACAGCGGGGAGAGTGACAGTGAGGAGGAGCAGGAACGTGGGGGCACTGAACGGGAGGAGAAGCTCACTGACTGGCAGAAGCTGGCCTGCCTGCTATGCCGGCGTCAGTTCCCCAGCAAGGAGGCACTTATCCGGCACCAGCAGCTCTCAGGGCTCCACAAG CAAAACCTCGAGATTCACCGGCGAGCCCACCTCTCAGAAAATGAGCTGGaagcactagagaagaatgacATGGAG CAAATGAAGTATCGGGACCGTGCAGCCGAACGCAGGGAGAAGTATGGCATCCCTGAGCCACCAGAACCCAAGAGGAGGAAGTACGGTGGCATGTCTGCGGCCTCTGT GGACTTTGAGCAGCCCACACGGGATGGGCTAGGCAGTGACAATATTGGCAGTCGCATGCTCCAGGCCATGGGCTGGAAAGAGGGCAGTGGCCTGGGCCGCAAGAAGCAGGGCATTGTAACACCCATTGAG GCCCAGACTCGGGTGCGGGGCTCCGGCCTTGGCGCCCGGGGCAGCTCCTATGGGGTTACTTCAACGGAGTCTTACAAGGAGACACTGCACAAGACAATGGTGACCCGCTTCAATGAGGCCCAGTGA